The Solibacillus sp. FSL R7-0682 genome includes a window with the following:
- a CDS encoding KinB-signaling pathway activation protein — translation MTIRNWVKFAFWALLIGGIVNAVASLIIRWDFYQPYLVNGEFVEFLAAVVWNIVLGITMSVMAQAGFFAYLTLHQVGVNVFRSLTLWNWVQILLIIIVLVDIIIFRFAPGANTASDWFIYGFLLIVLIGAAFATALKKVKMTQKPHVLISTVFFMIVVTSLEWIIALMGRQENIDVYVALLLFPLVAVNAYQILMLPKYNSQSEIDRKNLEERRKARKETTKTAKA, via the coding sequence GTGACGATACGAAACTGGGTTAAATTTGCTTTTTGGGCTTTATTAATTGGCGGTATAGTAAATGCAGTTGCATCGTTAATTATACGTTGGGACTTCTACCAACCGTATTTAGTGAATGGTGAATTTGTAGAATTTCTAGCTGCGGTTGTATGGAATATAGTATTAGGGATTACAATGAGTGTAATGGCTCAAGCCGGCTTTTTTGCTTACTTAACATTGCATCAAGTAGGTGTGAATGTATTTAGATCGTTAACGCTGTGGAACTGGGTGCAAATTTTATTAATAATAATTGTTTTGGTTGATATTATTATTTTCCGATTTGCTCCAGGCGCAAATACAGCAAGTGATTGGTTTATTTATGGATTTCTATTAATTGTATTAATTGGTGCTGCCTTTGCAACAGCATTAAAAAAAGTGAAAATGACGCAAAAACCTCATGTTTTAATTTCAACAGTGTTCTTTATGATTGTAGTCACATCATTAGAATGGATTATTGCGTTAATGGGACGTCAAGAAAATATCGATGTGTATGTCGCATTATTATTATTCCCACTTGTAGCAGTCAATGCATATCAAATATTAATGTTGCCAAAGTACAACTCACAATCAGAAATTGATCGAAAAAACTTAGAAGAGCGTCGCAAAGCACGTAAAGAAACGACAAAAACGGCGAAAGCATAA
- the gerD gene encoding spore germination lipoprotein GerD encodes MARRFLLLPFFLLLLAGCGDAKSTTLSYEEVKKIMVDAVQTEEGKKAIRQLFEEKSFRELLVLDTEEVKKATEETLLSKEANEFWIKTFEDPKFKESFAKSMKKQQQDLMKDLMADASYQEDLISFFSQPDMQKQLETILKGTTMRKEIEKVVMETIDNPLLQTKWQELIKKSGEAASSDKGSGGSGGESGGSKGGNSSSE; translated from the coding sequence ATGGCACGACGTTTTTTATTGCTACCCTTTTTCCTCTTATTACTTGCTGGCTGTGGCGATGCAAAATCAACTACCCTTTCTTATGAAGAAGTAAAAAAGATTATGGTCGATGCGGTTCAGACTGAAGAGGGAAAAAAAGCAATCCGTCAGTTGTTTGAAGAAAAAAGTTTTCGTGAGTTACTCGTGTTAGATACAGAAGAAGTAAAAAAGGCGACTGAAGAAACATTGCTTTCAAAAGAAGCGAATGAATTTTGGATTAAAACATTCGAAGATCCTAAATTCAAGGAGTCCTTCGCGAAAAGCATGAAGAAGCAACAGCAAGATTTAATGAAAGATTTAATGGCTGATGCATCTTATCAAGAAGATTTAATATCCTTCTTCAGCCAGCCGGATATGCAAAAGCAGCTTGAAACGATTTTAAAAGGAACAACTATGCGGAAAGAAATCGAAAAAGTGGTAATGGAGACAATTGATAATCCACTACTTCAAACAAAATGGCAAGAATTAATTAAAAAGAGTGGAGAAGCCGCTTCTTCTGATAAAGGATCTGGAGGTAGTGGTGGAGAAAGCGGAGGTTCAAAAGGAGGAAACAGTAGCTCAGAATAA